The Flavobacterium commune genome contains a region encoding:
- the leuS gene encoding leucine--tRNA ligase, which translates to MKYNPNEIEAKWQKYWADNKTFAASNTSEKPKHYVLDMFPYPSGAGLHVGHPLGYIASDVYSRFKRHQGFNVLHPMGYDSFGLPAEQYAIQTGQRPEDTTRVNIDGGVDKEGNQIAGYRKQLDKIGFSFDWDREVRTSNPDYYKHTQWIFIQLFNSWYNKDSDKAEDISTLIALFEKEGNANVNAVCDDNIEGFSAAEWNAFAKEQQEKILLQYRLTYLAETEVNWCPGLGTVLANDEIINGVSERGGYPVVRKKMTQWSMRISAYAERLLQGLNDIDWSESIKESQRNWIGKSVGAMVDFRLQNSESSISVFTTRPDTIFGVTFMTLAPEHELVAQITTPEQKAAVEAYIEKTAKRSERERMADVKTISGVFTGAYAEHPFTKEAIPVWIGDYVLAGYGTGAVMAVPCGDERDYAFANFFKGQNGMPEIKNIVDKDISEAAFGGKEGFQLVNSDFLNGMGYKDGTQKVIAELEKINQGYGKVNYRLRDAVFSRQRYWGEPFPVYYVNGLPQMIDAQHLPIILPEVEKYLPTEDGLPPLGNASVWAWDSVNNKVVETNLVDNATIFPLELNTMPGWAGSSWYWMRYMDAANENEFAGKEALKYWESVDLYIGGSEHATGHLLYSRFWNKFLKDKGFAPTEEPFKKLINQGMILGTSAFVYRLEGTNTFVSKNKIEGQTVQPIHADVSIVNSSDELDVEAFKNWREDYKNAEFILDDNGKYIVGREVEKMSKSKYNVVTPDNICAEYGADTLRLYEMFLGPLEQAKPWNTAGISGVFGFLKKLWRLYFDDNGLIVNNDEPTKDNLKSLHKTIKKVSEDIESFSFNTSVSQFMICVNELSTQNCHSRAILEPLTIVISSYAPHIAEELWSALGHEGSIATVAFPKFEAAHLVESDKEYPVSFNGKMRFTINLPLDLTKEQIEEIVMKDERTQKQLDGRTPNKVIIVPGKIINLVG; encoded by the coding sequence ATGAAATACAATCCGAACGAAATTGAAGCCAAATGGCAAAAATACTGGGCTGATAACAAAACTTTTGCAGCATCCAATACTTCTGAAAAACCAAAACACTACGTTTTAGATATGTTTCCTTATCCTTCGGGAGCGGGATTGCACGTGGGGCATCCGCTGGGTTATATTGCTTCTGACGTGTATTCTCGTTTTAAAAGACACCAAGGTTTTAACGTTTTGCACCCAATGGGTTACGACAGTTTTGGATTGCCAGCCGAGCAATATGCTATTCAGACTGGGCAACGTCCGGAAGATACTACTCGCGTGAATATTGATGGTGGTGTGGATAAAGAAGGAAACCAAATTGCTGGTTACCGCAAGCAATTGGATAAAATAGGATTTTCATTTGATTGGGATAGAGAGGTGCGAACTTCAAATCCTGATTATTACAAGCATACACAGTGGATTTTTATCCAATTATTCAATTCCTGGTACAATAAAGATTCAGATAAAGCAGAGGATATTTCGACTTTGATTGCCCTTTTCGAAAAAGAAGGAAATGCTAATGTCAATGCCGTTTGCGATGATAATATTGAAGGTTTTTCGGCTGCTGAATGGAATGCTTTCGCAAAAGAACAGCAAGAGAAAATCTTGTTACAATATAGACTGACTTATTTGGCTGAAACCGAAGTAAACTGGTGTCCTGGATTAGGAACTGTTTTGGCTAATGACGAAATCATCAATGGCGTTTCAGAACGTGGAGGATATCCGGTAGTTCGTAAAAAAATGACCCAATGGAGCATGCGTATTTCGGCTTATGCGGAACGTTTGTTACAAGGTTTAAATGATATCGACTGGAGTGAAAGTATCAAAGAAAGTCAACGTAACTGGATTGGAAAATCCGTTGGGGCAATGGTAGATTTCAGACTGCAGAATTCAGAAAGCAGTATTTCAGTATTTACAACCAGACCTGATACTATTTTTGGAGTGACGTTTATGACTTTAGCACCGGAACACGAATTGGTAGCTCAAATTACCACCCCTGAACAAAAAGCAGCAGTTGAAGCATATATCGAAAAAACAGCAAAACGTTCCGAAAGAGAGCGTATGGCGGATGTGAAAACCATTTCGGGAGTTTTCACAGGAGCTTATGCCGAGCATCCGTTTACCAAAGAAGCGATTCCAGTTTGGATTGGTGATTATGTTTTGGCGGGTTACGGAACAGGTGCTGTAATGGCAGTTCCTTGTGGTGATGAAAGGGATTATGCTTTTGCCAATTTCTTCAAGGGACAAAACGGAATGCCGGAAATTAAAAATATTGTTGATAAAGATATTTCCGAAGCGGCTTTTGGAGGAAAAGAAGGTTTTCAATTAGTGAATTCTGATTTCTTAAACGGTATGGGTTACAAAGATGGAACTCAAAAAGTAATTGCCGAATTGGAAAAAATCAATCAGGGTTACGGTAAGGTAAATTACCGTTTGCGTGATGCGGTTTTCTCCCGTCAAAGATATTGGGGAGAACCATTTCCGGTGTATTATGTGAATGGTTTGCCACAGATGATTGATGCGCAACATTTGCCAATTATTTTGCCGGAAGTAGAGAAATATTTACCAACCGAAGACGGATTGCCTCCATTAGGAAACGCTTCTGTTTGGGCTTGGGATAGTGTGAATAATAAAGTAGTTGAAACTAATTTGGTTGACAATGCAACTATATTTCCATTAGAATTAAATACCATGCCAGGTTGGGCAGGTTCTTCTTGGTATTGGATGCGTTATATGGATGCGGCTAATGAAAACGAATTTGCTGGTAAAGAAGCGCTGAAATATTGGGAATCTGTGGATTTATACATTGGCGGAAGCGAACACGCAACAGGCCATTTATTGTATTCTCGTTTTTGGAACAAATTTTTAAAAGACAAAGGTTTTGCTCCAACTGAAGAGCCGTTCAAAAAACTGATTAATCAGGGAATGATTTTGGGAACGAGTGCTTTTGTTTATAGATTGGAAGGTACAAATACATTTGTTTCTAAAAACAAAATTGAAGGACAAACGGTTCAGCCAATTCATGCAGATGTTTCAATAGTAAATTCTTCTGATGAATTAGATGTTGAAGCTTTTAAAAATTGGAGAGAAGATTATAAAAACGCTGAATTCATTTTGGATGATAACGGTAAATACATTGTAGGTCGAGAAGTCGAAAAAATGTCGAAATCGAAATACAATGTAGTAACTCCGGACAATATTTGTGCTGAATACGGTGCGGATACTTTGCGTTTATACGAAATGTTTTTAGGGCCATTGGAACAGGCAAAACCTTGGAACACGGCTGGTATTTCGGGAGTTTTTGGTTTCCTGAAAAAATTATGGAGATTGTATTTCGATGACAATGGTTTAATCGTAAACAATGACGAACCAACCAAAGACAACTTAAAATCGTTACACAAAACCATCAAGAAAGTTTCAGAAGATATCGAGAGTTTCTCTTTTAATACTTCGGTTTCCCAGTTTATGATTTGTGTGAATGAATTGTCAACTCAAAATTGTCATTCAAGAGCAATTTTAGAACCATTGACCATTGTGATTTCTTCTTATGCACCTCATATTGCTGAAGAATTATGGAGTGCTTTGGGACACGAAGGTTCGATTGCGACTGTGGCTTTCCCTAAATTCGAAGCAGCTCATTTGGTAGAATCTGATAAAGAATATCCGGTTTCTTTCAACGGAAAAATGCGTTTTACGATTAATTTGCCTTTGGATTTAACTAAAGAACAGATTGAGGAAATCGTTATGAAAGACGAAAGAACCCAAAAACAATTAGACGGTAGAACACCAAACAAGGTGATTATTGTTCCGGGGAAAATCATTAACCTTGTGGGGTAA
- a CDS encoding alginate export family protein, translated as MKKTALLCFLTILSFFAFEKTAAQNNSAITNLLLQKKLITQREADSIMALPIVNQNKNSENKEFNIGLEFRPRTEYRDGYKQLRTADTKAAFFTTQRSRLYFNYSQPKFKFHTSIQDLRVWGQYGQTSTSGSLNVFEAYVDANINEQFLVRMGRQKVELDNGRLFSAANWSQAARAHDGINFIFNNSNIHSELITSFNQTAERIFDTDFSPTTFTNYKLLNVHYLKAKLNEHFSLTTINAADSYQSKTNTNTLYTRGTSGGRLDFEKGNLYVTLSGYYQYGQLQTGNRISAYYFQPEIQLKTNKLTSRLGAEFVSGENSEKTSEFSKSFVPLYGVAWRFMGNMDYFTAFPTDVKNGGLFNPYLFFIYDLNKKVNLRSDFHLFYLSNKTKNDLGNTINPYLGFENDLSIHYKCNSFTMIDFGFSYMTAKKSMETLKAGNSNIIPVWSYVMITFKPELFSFKK; from the coding sequence ATGAAAAAAACGGCTCTGCTCTGCTTTCTTACTATTCTAAGCTTTTTCGCTTTTGAAAAAACAGCAGCACAAAACAACTCAGCCATTACCAATTTATTACTTCAAAAAAAACTCATTACACAAAGAGAGGCCGATTCAATAATGGCACTTCCAATTGTAAATCAAAACAAAAATTCGGAGAACAAAGAATTTAACATTGGTTTAGAATTCAGACCCAGAACTGAATATCGTGATGGATACAAACAATTGAGAACAGCCGATACTAAAGCCGCTTTTTTTACAACTCAAAGAAGCCGATTGTATTTTAATTACAGCCAACCCAAATTCAAATTTCATACTTCCATTCAGGATTTGAGAGTTTGGGGACAATACGGCCAAACTTCAACATCGGGTTCACTAAATGTTTTTGAAGCCTATGTAGATGCCAATATTAACGAGCAGTTTTTGGTTCGAATGGGCCGCCAAAAAGTAGAATTAGACAATGGAAGACTTTTTTCGGCTGCCAACTGGAGTCAGGCTGCCAGAGCACATGACGGAATTAATTTTATCTTTAACAACAGTAACATTCATTCGGAATTGATAACTTCTTTTAATCAAACAGCCGAACGCATTTTTGACACTGATTTTTCTCCAACCACATTTACCAATTACAAATTGCTCAATGTTCATTATCTAAAAGCAAAACTCAACGAACATTTTAGCCTGACCACAATCAATGCTGCTGATAGTTATCAGAGTAAAACAAATACCAATACCTTATACACCCGCGGAACTTCGGGAGGACGACTGGATTTTGAAAAAGGCAATTTATATGTAACGCTCAGCGGATATTATCAATACGGACAATTGCAAACAGGCAATCGTATTTCTGCCTATTATTTCCAACCAGAAATCCAACTGAAAACAAACAAACTCACCAGCCGTTTAGGAGCCGAATTTGTAAGTGGCGAGAATTCCGAAAAAACAAGCGAATTCTCAAAATCGTTTGTACCTCTTTATGGTGTGGCATGGCGATTTATGGGAAATATGGATTATTTTACTGCTTTTCCTACCGATGTAAAAAACGGCGGATTGTTTAATCCGTATTTATTCTTTATTTATGATTTGAATAAAAAAGTGAACTTACGTTCTGATTTTCACTTATTCTATTTGTCCAACAAGACTAAAAACGATTTGGGCAATACAATTAATCCTTACTTAGGTTTTGAAAACGATTTGTCAATCCATTACAAATGCAACTCATTTACAATGATTGATTTTGGATTCTCTTATATGACAGCCAAAAAAAGCATGGAAACACTTAAAGCAGGAAACAGCAACATCATTCCGGTTTGGAGCTACGTTATGATTACTTTTAAACCGGAATTGTTTAGTTTTAAAAAATAA